A genomic window from Montipora capricornis isolate CH-2021 chromosome 8, ASM3666992v2, whole genome shotgun sequence includes:
- the LOC138059676 gene encoding uncharacterized protein has product MNALEKLTAGGVTNIWVHRETVMLDLLKLYETSGEITQRLATVSFYGEQGMDLDGVKREAYSIFWRQVLHEYFDGSSTFVPRVGPGIEESTMRTLGQIISHQYVLTGIFPVQINKAFVVAMLCGRQALDNEDLVEAFLEYVSDNESMALKAALAQSEQGGLSDESYGFLINFFSDYQVKKRPSATNLKAIVVQVAKNELLSRPAMAMDSMREGLRDGDYKDLWKYSKEDVFKVYEVMRVTPQRVLSMLSEEPSTHVHKCRLQILSYLKKYIRCLSRKELELFLRYITGSSLPVVESIKVIFHVNELGCLPHPIAHTCSVSIDLPDGGYASFNDFRVQMDSLLSNELSWNFTSV; this is encoded by the coding sequence ATGAATGCCCTCGAGAAACTTACTGCTGGAGGTGTAACAAACATATGGGTCCACAGAGAAACTGTCATGCTTGATCTTCTCAAACTATATGAAACGTCAGGAGAAATAACACAACGCCTTGCAACCGTTTCCTTCTACGGAGAACAAGGAATGGATCTGGACGGTGTCAAAAGAGAAGCTTATTCGATATTCTGGAGACAGGTCCTACAcgagtacttcgacgggagctCTACATTTGTCCCGCGAGTCGGCCCAGGCATTGAGGAGTCGACAATGAGAACACTTGGTCAAATCATCAGCCATCAATATGTTCTCACAGGTATATTTCCAGTTCAGATCAATAAGGCCTTTGTTGTTGCTATGCTGTGTGGGCGGCAAGCACTCGACAACGAAGACCTCGTAGAGGCTTTCCTGGAGTACGTATCGGATAATGAATCCATGGCGTTAAAAGCAGCTCTGGCACAGTCAGAGCAGGGAGGGCTCTCTGATGAATCCTATGGTTTCTTAATAAATTTTTTTAGTGATTACCAAGTGAAAAAGAGGCCTTCGGCCACCAACCTAAAAGCTATTGTGGTCCAAGTGGCCAAAAATGAGTTGCTGTCAAGGCCTGCCATGGCAATGGATAGTATGAGGGAGGGCCTTCGCGACGGTGATTATAAAGATCTGTGGAAGTACTCAAAGGAGGATGTCTTTAAGGTATATGAGGTGATGCGCGTGACGCCACAGCGAGTTCTGTCGATGCTGTCTGAGGAGCCTTCTACACATGTGCACAAGTGCCGTCTACAGATCCTTTCCTACCTGAAGAAATACATCAGGTGCCTTAGCCGAAAGGAGCTTGAGCTGTTTCTTCGTTACATCACGGGGAGTTCCCTGCCAGTTGTCGAGAGTATCAAGGTTATATTTCATGTGAACGAGTTAGGCTGCCTACCCCATCCTATTGCACATACCTGTTCAGTTTCTATTGACCTTCCAGATGGTGGGTATGCAAGTTTTAACGATTTCAGAGTGCAAATGGACTCTCTCCTTAGCAATGAACTTTCATGGAATTTCACGTCAGTGTGA
- the LOC138059673 gene encoding uncharacterized protein: MGFILLLSLALNWSCTSAMLPNYSPAVRGDLQTRDEIIRGYFDLGLTAPEIASFLACIHGIRISLRQLKRILRRLWCTRRQNLSDLEEVVEAVEAELRGSGSLLGYRAMHQRLVNHHRLATTREVVRHTLRIFDPEGVELRSRQRLRRRVYRCKGPNYLWHIDGYDKLKPFGFCVHGAIDGFSRRILWLEVASSNNDPCIVAQCYLDCVRQIEGTARVVRGDRGTENCNVAAIQRFFRRAAGDDFSGEKSFMFGKSTSNQRIEAWWGHLRKGCAQWWIQFSKDLRDSGLYSDSDVIQRECLHFCFMDVIQMELHKVAQEWNLNRIRPSVNAECPSGKPDVLYFVPESVATQDYSSPVDMDEIEIAEDMYAERPQEKGCSPHFKQLAEMILEDEDLEQPTNAEEALQLYFDLLDHIDDIGN; this comes from the coding sequence ATGGGTTTCATCCTCTTGCTTTCATTAGCTCTTAACTGGTCTTGCACTTCAGCAATGCTTCCAAATTACTCTCCAGCAGTACGAGGTGACCTACAAACACGCGACGAAATCATACGAGGCTATTTCGATCTAGGACTAACTGCTCCAGAAATAGCCTCATTTTTAGCTTGTATTCACGGTATCCGGATAAGTTTGAGGCAATTGAAACGAATATTGAGGAGGCTGTGGTGCACAAGACGTCAGAACCTGAGTGATCTAGAGGAGGTTGTCGAGGCAGTGGAGGCAGAGCTGAGAGGGAGCGGAAGTTTACTTGGGTATAGAGCAATGCATCAAAGGCTGGTTAATCATCACCGACTGGCTACTACTAGAGAAGTCGTTCGCCACACGTTACGAATATTTGATCCAGAAGGTGTGGAACTGCGTTCACGACAGAGACTACGAAGAAGAGTGTACCGATGTAAAGGTCCAAATTACCTCTGGCATATAGACGGGTACGATAAACTCAAACCATTTGGATTCTGTGTTCACGGTGCTATAGACGGTTTCAGCCGAAGGATTTTATGGTTGGAAGTTGCTTCATCAAATAATGATCCGTGCATAGTCGCACAGTGTTATTTAGATTGTGTCCGACAGATAGAGGGAACTGCTCGAGTTGTAAGGGGAGACAGAGGAACTGAAAATTGTAACGTAGCAGCCATCCAACGTTTCTTCCGTAGAGCTGCTGGGGATGATTTTTCTGGTGAGaaaagtttcatgtttggaaaATCAACATCTAACCAGAGAATAGAGGCGTGGTGGGGCCATCTCAGAAAAGGGTGTGCACAGTGGTGGATACAGTTTTCCAAAGACCTGCGAGATTCTGGGTTGTATAGTGATAGTGATGTAATACAAAGGGAATGTCTTCACTTCTGCTTCATGGATGTCATTCAAATGGAACTACATAAAGTGGCCCAGGAATGGAATCTTAACAGGATCCGACCATCTGTCAATGCAGAATGCCCCTCTGGAAAGCCTGATGTTCTTTACTTTGTCCCAGAATCAGTAGCTACACAAGATTATTCAAGCCCCGTCGACATGGATGAAATTGAAATTGCTGAAGACATGTATGCAGAACGGCCGCAGGAAAAGGGCTGTTCCCCACACTTTAAACAACTGGCCGAAATGATCCTAGAAGACGAGGACTTGGAGCAACCAACAAATGCAGAGGAAGCTCTTCAACTGTACTTTGATCTCTTAGACCACATTGATGACATAGGCAACTGA
- the LOC138060378 gene encoding BTB/POZ domain-containing protein KCTD4-like — protein sequence MHKFRKLMVIILGYSLVCPMKSAFVECGSPTCSKDSKRCKHGSKMSADEKKAKTPSYEALEEALGFMKKAYDIIHQQAEDVRKEKEAFESVAKKLDYVHFSSTVELNVGGQHFTTSLQTLTKDTGSMLRAMFSGRFDMKPAEDGSYFIDRDGTHFRYILNYLRTGRLLLPADELVQKELLQEAQFYQIRGIVDGLLVKLPQSFLESKILSDEQKI from the exons ATGCACAAATTTCGCAAATTGATGGTTATAATTTTGGGTTATTCCCTTGTTTGTCCCATGAAGAGCGCCTTTGTCGAATGCGGTTCGCCTACGTGTTCAAAGGATTCTAAACGTTGTAAACACGGATCCAAAATGTCTGCTGATGAAAAGAAGGCCAAAACACCTAGCTACGAAGCACTGGAAGAAGCTCTTGGCTTTATGAAGAAAGCTTACGACATAATACATCAGCAAGCTGAGGATGTTCGCAAGGAAAAGGAAGCCTTTGAATCTGTTGCTAAAAAACTTGATTATGTTCACTTCTCTTCCACCGTCGAGCTAAATGTAGGCGGTCAGCATTTCACCACAAGCCTCCAAACGCTGACAAAAGACACAGGTTCAATGCTACGTGCTATGTTCTCTGGAAGATTCGATATGAAACCGGCTGAAGATGGTTCGTACTTTATTGATCGCGATGGAACGCACTTCCGGTATATCCTGAATTATCTGCGCACTGGTCGACTCCTTCTTCCGGCGGATGAGTTGGTCCAAAAGGAATTGCTTCAGGAAGCTCAGTTCTATCAAATCCGTGGTATCGTCGATGGACTGCTCGTAAAGCTCCCTCAATCGTTCTTAGAGTCTAAAATTTTGTCTGACGAGCAaaa gatttga